A portion of the Streptomyces sp. YPW6 genome contains these proteins:
- a CDS encoding inorganic diphosphatase — MEFDVTIEIPKGSRNKYEVDHETGRIRLDRRLFTSTSYPADYGFVENTLGEDGDPLDALVILDEPTFPGCLIKCRAIGMFRMTDEAGGDDKLLCVPASDPRVEHLRDIHHVSEFDRLEIQHFFEVYKDLEPGKSVEGADWVGRAEAEAEIEASYKRLEAQGGAH, encoded by the coding sequence GTGGAGTTCGACGTCACCATCGAGATCCCGAAGGGTTCGCGGAACAAGTACGAGGTGGACCACGAGACCGGTCGGATCCGCCTGGACCGTCGACTCTTCACCTCGACCAGCTACCCGGCCGACTACGGCTTCGTCGAGAACACCCTCGGCGAGGACGGCGACCCGCTGGACGCGCTGGTCATCCTGGACGAGCCGACCTTCCCCGGTTGCCTCATCAAGTGCCGCGCCATCGGCATGTTCCGGATGACCGACGAGGCGGGCGGCGACGACAAGCTGCTCTGCGTCCCGGCGTCGGACCCGCGCGTGGAGCACCTGCGCGACATCCACCACGTGTCGGAGTTCGACCGCCTGGAGATCCAGCACTTCTTCGAGGTCTACAAGGACCTGGAGCCGGGCAAGTCCGTCGAGGGCGCGGACTGGGTCGGCCGCGCCGAGGCGGAGGCCGAGATCGAGGCCTCCTACAAGCGTCTTGAGGCGCAGGGCGGCGCGCACTGA
- the dacB gene encoding D-alanyl-D-alanine carboxypeptidase/D-alanyl-D-alanine-endopeptidase, whose translation MTEQVEEPSMRPSDPRGGPKILTRKRSGAYTWQVIAGSAALGLVVAAGAVLAAGPWDNGQRKAERALAAAGDRTGGAHHGRPTPDGPRPAPSAPAVLPALGTTTRDAPRDPAALRDTLAPLIGAPELGDKVAASVVDTATGEQLYGRGATTPMTPASTIKIATATAALSVLGPDHRIATTAVLSPDSRTLTLVGGGDPTLSRAALRAMAADTADALREEDRDSVRLRYDVSRYAGPVLHPIGPNENLAPVTALMVDEGRADDTDRGPAPRTDDPAGDAARTFAAALRKAGVEVTGAPGEARAADEARTVATHRSAPLSALVERTLTNSDNDLAEALARQTAIAKGESASFAGARRAVTNELKKLELPVAGARFADGSGLDREDRVTPALLTALLARVADPDRPGLRPVLTGLPVAGFSGTLGGRYAPDADGTGLIRAKTGTLRGVNSLAGTVVDRRGRLLAFAFLASGSRHAAEAEPALDALATALAGTGG comes from the coding sequence GTGACCGAACAGGTGGAAGAACCGTCGATGCGCCCCTCGGACCCGCGGGGCGGGCCGAAGATCCTGACGAGGAAGCGCAGCGGTGCGTACACCTGGCAGGTGATCGCAGGCTCCGCAGCGCTCGGCCTGGTCGTCGCCGCCGGCGCCGTCCTCGCCGCCGGCCCCTGGGACAACGGTCAGCGTAAGGCCGAGCGGGCGCTGGCAGCCGCCGGTGACCGCACAGGTGGCGCACATCACGGGCGCCCCACGCCCGACGGCCCCCGCCCGGCCCCCAGCGCCCCGGCCGTCCTGCCCGCCCTCGGCACCACCACCCGTGACGCCCCCCGGGACCCCGCCGCACTCCGCGACACCCTCGCCCCGCTCATCGGCGCGCCCGAACTGGGGGACAAGGTCGCCGCGTCCGTCGTCGACACCGCCACCGGCGAGCAGCTGTACGGGCGGGGGGCCACCACCCCGATGACCCCGGCCTCCACGATCAAGATCGCCACCGCCACCGCGGCCCTCTCGGTCCTCGGGCCCGACCACCGCATCGCGACCACCGCCGTGCTGTCCCCCGACTCCCGCACCCTCACCCTCGTCGGCGGCGGCGACCCCACCCTCAGCAGGGCGGCCCTGCGCGCGATGGCCGCCGACACCGCCGACGCCCTGCGCGAGGAGGACCGGGACTCCGTTCGGCTCAGGTACGACGTCTCCCGCTACGCCGGCCCCGTACTCCACCCGATCGGCCCCAACGAGAACCTCGCACCCGTCACCGCCCTGATGGTCGACGAGGGCCGCGCCGACGACACGGACCGGGGCCCCGCCCCGCGCACCGACGACCCCGCGGGCGACGCCGCCCGCACCTTCGCCGCGGCGCTGAGGAAGGCGGGCGTCGAGGTCACCGGCGCCCCCGGCGAGGCCCGCGCGGCCGACGAGGCCCGCACCGTCGCCACCCACCGCTCGGCCCCGCTCTCCGCCCTCGTCGAACGCACCCTCACCAACAGCGACAACGACCTCGCCGAGGCCCTCGCCCGGCAGACCGCCATCGCCAAGGGGGAGAGCGCCTCGTTCGCCGGGGCCCGCCGCGCCGTCACCAACGAGCTGAAGAAGCTGGAGCTCCCGGTCGCGGGCGCCCGCTTCGCCGACGGCAGCGGCCTGGACCGCGAGGACCGGGTCACCCCCGCCCTCCTCACCGCGCTCCTCGCCCGGGTCGCCGACCCCGACCGCCCCGGACTCCGCCCCGTCCTCACCGGCCTCCCGGTCGCCGGCTTCAGCGGCACCCTCGGCGGCCGCTACGCGCCCGACGCCGACGGCACCGGACTGATCCGCGCCAAGACCGGCACGCTCAGGGGCGTGAACTCCCTCGCAGGCACCGTCGTGGACCGCCGGGGCCGGCTGCTCGCCTTCGCCTTCCTCGCTTCCGGCAGCCGCCACGCGGCCGAGGCCGAACCCGCCCTCGACGCCCTGGCCACCGCACTCGCCGGCACAGGCGGCTGA
- the hpt gene encoding hypoxanthine phosphoribosyltransferase translates to MGTDLQSVLLTKEEIDAKLVELAAKIDAEYAGKDLLIVGVLKGAVMVMADLARALSTPVTMDWMAVSSYGAGTQSSGVVRILKDLDTDIKGKHVLIVEDIIDSGLTLSWLLSNLGSREPASLEVCTLLRKPDAAKVAIDVKWIGFDIPNEFVVGYGLDYAEKYRNLPFVGTLAPHVYGG, encoded by the coding sequence ATGGGTACCGACCTTCAGTCGGTGCTCCTCACCAAGGAAGAGATCGACGCGAAGCTCGTCGAGCTGGCCGCGAAGATCGACGCGGAGTACGCGGGCAAGGACCTGCTGATCGTCGGCGTCCTCAAGGGCGCGGTGATGGTCATGGCGGACCTGGCGCGCGCGCTGTCCACCCCCGTCACGATGGACTGGATGGCCGTCTCCTCGTACGGGGCGGGCACCCAGTCCTCCGGCGTCGTGCGGATCCTCAAGGACCTCGACACCGACATCAAGGGCAAGCACGTCCTGATCGTCGAGGACATCATCGACTCCGGGCTGACGCTGTCCTGGCTGCTGTCCAACCTGGGCTCCCGGGAGCCGGCCTCGCTGGAGGTCTGCACCCTGCTCCGCAAGCCGGACGCGGCGAAGGTCGCGATCGACGTGAAGTGGATCGGGTTCGACATCCCCAACGAGTTCGTCGTCGGCTACGGGCTGGACTACGCGGAGAAGTACCGCAACCTCCCCTTCGTCGGCACGCTGGCCCCGCACGTCTACGGCGGCTGA
- the ftsH gene encoding ATP-dependent zinc metalloprotease FtsH, with product MDVKRYFRGPVMWIVLAVLAVVVLMQVVGSSGGYKTVDTAKVVQAISKNQVEQAKLTTGDEQILKVELKDGQKLPGESGSKFQASYIGNQGVELADTLQQKFEAGEVEKGYTISPSKQSPFVSILLSLLPFVLIVVVFLFLMNQMQGGGSKVMQFGKSKAKLITKDTPKTTFADVAGSDEAVEELHEIKEFLQEPAKFQAVGAKIPKGVLLYGPPGTGKTLLARAVAGEAGVPFYSISGSDFVEMFVGVGASRVRDLFEQAKANAPAIVFVDEIDAVGRHRGAGMGGGHDEREQTLNQLLVEMDGFDVKGGVILIAATNRPDILDPALLRPGRFDRQIAVDRPDMQGRLEILKVHQKGKPVAEGVDLGAVARRTPGFTGADLSNVLNEAALLTARSDKKLIDNESLDEAIDRVVAGPQKRTRIMSEKEKKITAYHEGGHALVAAASPQSDPVHKITILSRGRALGYTMVLPEEDKYSTTRNEMLDQLAYMLGGRAAEELVFHDPTTGAANDIEKATATARAMVTQYGMTERLGAIKFGGDNSEPFLGREMGHQRDYSEEVAALVDEEVKKLIETAHNDAWEILVENRDILDALVLELLEKETLGKDEIAEIFAPIVKRPARPAWTGSARRTPSTRPPVLSPKELALTNGSANGSGTPEIAPTDLTKDITPSTETIPEDRPES from the coding sequence ATGGACGTGAAGCGATACTTCCGTGGGCCGGTCATGTGGATCGTGCTGGCCGTCCTCGCCGTGGTCGTGTTGATGCAGGTCGTCGGCTCGTCGGGCGGCTACAAGACGGTGGACACCGCCAAGGTGGTCCAGGCGATCAGTAAGAACCAGGTGGAGCAGGCCAAGCTGACCACCGGTGACGAACAAATCCTCAAGGTCGAGCTGAAGGACGGCCAGAAGCTGCCGGGCGAGTCCGGCAGCAAGTTCCAGGCGAGCTACATCGGCAACCAGGGCGTCGAGCTCGCCGACACGCTCCAGCAGAAGTTCGAGGCGGGTGAGGTCGAGAAGGGTTACACCATCTCGCCGTCGAAGCAGTCCCCGTTCGTCTCGATCCTCCTCTCGCTGCTGCCCTTCGTCCTCATCGTCGTCGTCTTCCTGTTTCTGATGAACCAGATGCAGGGCGGCGGTTCCAAGGTCATGCAGTTCGGCAAGTCCAAGGCCAAGCTGATCACCAAGGACACGCCCAAGACGACCTTCGCCGACGTGGCGGGGTCCGACGAGGCCGTCGAGGAGCTCCACGAGATCAAGGAGTTCCTCCAGGAGCCGGCGAAGTTCCAGGCCGTCGGCGCCAAGATCCCCAAGGGCGTCCTGCTCTACGGTCCGCCCGGTACGGGCAAGACGCTGCTCGCCCGCGCCGTCGCCGGCGAGGCGGGCGTCCCGTTCTACTCGATCTCCGGTTCCGACTTCGTCGAGATGTTCGTCGGTGTCGGCGCCTCCCGGGTGCGCGACCTCTTCGAGCAGGCCAAGGCGAACGCCCCGGCGATCGTCTTCGTCGACGAGATCGACGCCGTCGGCCGCCACCGCGGCGCCGGCATGGGCGGCGGTCACGACGAGCGCGAGCAGACGCTCAACCAGCTGCTCGTCGAGATGGACGGGTTCGACGTGAAGGGCGGCGTCATCCTGATCGCCGCCACCAACCGCCCCGACATCCTCGACCCTGCGCTCCTGCGTCCGGGCCGCTTCGACCGGCAGATCGCGGTCGACCGCCCCGACATGCAGGGCCGCCTGGAGATCCTCAAGGTGCATCAGAAGGGCAAGCCCGTCGCGGAGGGCGTCGACCTCGGCGCCGTCGCCCGGCGCACGCCCGGCTTCACCGGTGCCGACCTGTCGAACGTGCTCAACGAAGCGGCGCTCCTGACGGCGCGCAGCGACAAGAAGCTCATCGACAACGAGAGCCTCGACGAGGCGATCGACCGTGTCGTGGCGGGCCCGCAGAAGCGGACCCGGATCATGTCCGAGAAGGAGAAGAAGATCACCGCGTATCACGAGGGCGGACACGCCCTGGTCGCGGCGGCCTCACCCCAGTCGGACCCGGTCCACAAGATCACGATCCTCTCGCGCGGCCGCGCCCTCGGTTACACGATGGTGCTCCCGGAGGAGGACAAGTACTCCACGACCCGCAACGAGATGCTCGACCAGCTGGCGTACATGCTGGGCGGGCGCGCGGCCGAGGAGCTGGTCTTCCACGACCCGACCACCGGTGCGGCGAACGACATCGAGAAGGCCACGGCGACGGCCCGCGCGATGGTCACGCAGTACGGCATGACGGAGCGTCTCGGCGCGATCAAGTTCGGCGGCGACAACTCGGAGCCCTTCCTGGGCCGCGAGATGGGCCACCAGCGCGACTACTCGGAAGAGGTCGCGGCCCTGGTCGACGAGGAGGTCAAGAAGCTCATCGAGACCGCCCACAACGACGCGTGGGAGATCCTCGTCGAGAACCGCGACATCCTCGACGCCCTGGTGCTCGAACTGCTGGAGAAGGAGACGCTCGGCAAGGACGAGATCGCCGAGATCTTCGCCCCCATCGTCAAGCGCCCCGCCCGGCCGGCCTGGACCGGATCCGCCCGGCGCACCCCGTCGACGCGGCCCCCGGTCCTCTCGCCCAAGGAGCTCGCCCTCACCAACGGCAGCGCCAACGGGTCGGGCACGCCGGAGATCGCCCCGACGGACCTGACGAAGGACATCACCCCGTCCACCGAGACGATCCCCGAGGACCGTCCCGAGAGCTAG
- the folE gene encoding GTP cyclohydrolase I FolE yields MTDPVTLDGQGSIGVFDEKRAEAAVRELLLAVGEDPDREGLRETPGRVARAYKEIFAGLYQQPEDVLTTTFDLGHDEMVLVKDIEVFSTCEHHLVPFRGVAHVGYIPASTGKITGLSKLARLVDVYARRPQVQERMTTQIAESLMSILEPRGVIVVVECEHMCMSMRGIRKPGAKTLTSAVRGQLRDPATRAEAMSLIMAS; encoded by the coding sequence ATGACCGACCCGGTGACGCTGGACGGCCAGGGTTCGATCGGCGTATTCGACGAGAAGCGGGCCGAGGCGGCCGTCCGCGAACTGCTGCTCGCCGTCGGGGAGGACCCGGACCGCGAGGGTCTGCGGGAGACGCCGGGGCGGGTGGCGCGGGCGTACAAGGAGATATTCGCGGGTCTGTACCAGCAGCCCGAGGATGTCCTGACGACCACGTTCGACCTGGGTCACGACGAGATGGTGCTGGTCAAGGACATTGAGGTGTTCTCGACATGTGAACATCATCTGGTGCCGTTCAGGGGCGTCGCCCACGTCGGCTACATCCCCGCCTCTACCGGCAAGATCACCGGCCTGTCCAAGCTGGCCCGGCTGGTCGACGTCTACGCCCGCCGCCCGCAGGTCCAGGAGCGGATGACCACCCAGATCGCCGAGTCCCTGATGTCGATCCTGGAGCCGCGGGGAGTCATCGTCGTCGTCGAGTGCGAGCACATGTGCATGTCGATGCGCGGGATCCGCAAGCCGGGGGCGAAGACCCTGACGTCCGCGGTGCGCGGCCAGCTCCGCGACCCGGCGACCCGCGCCGAGGCGATGAGCCTCATCATGGCGAGCTGA
- the tilS gene encoding tRNA lysidine(34) synthetase TilS, with translation MGPHPAVAAIRLAVRRVLHDVITDCRRNAGPDRPAEAARRPAHAAGSPCAEAGAAGGSRTALPERPRTPLVLVACSGGADSMALASALAFEARKLDVRAGGVTVDHNLQPGSGLRAAEVVTRLAAMDLDPVEAVAVHVGREGGPEAAARDARYAALDAAAERHGAAAVLLGHTRDDQAETVLLGLARGSGIRSLSGMAAASGPAGRYRRPFLQLDRQTVRKACLVQSIPVWDDPHNIDPAYTRSRLRHEGLPALEKALGKGVVEALARTAQLSRDDADALDTWAAEAELSVRDEAGRLECAALYALPPAVRRRVLRRALIEAGAPAGSLFARHLEEVDRLITGWRGQRAINLPGRVEALRQGGRLVIRQS, from the coding sequence ATGGGTCCCCATCCTGCGGTCGCGGCGATACGCCTGGCGGTCCGCCGCGTACTCCACGACGTCATCACCGACTGCCGGCGGAACGCCGGCCCCGACCGGCCCGCCGAAGCGGCCAGGCGCCCCGCGCACGCCGCCGGCTCCCCCTGTGCCGAGGCCGGCGCCGCGGGCGGCTCCCGCACCGCCCTCCCCGAACGGCCCCGCACCCCGCTCGTCCTGGTCGCCTGCTCCGGCGGCGCCGACTCCATGGCGCTCGCCTCCGCGCTCGCCTTCGAAGCCCGCAAACTCGACGTCCGGGCCGGGGGCGTCACCGTCGACCACAACCTCCAGCCGGGCTCCGGGCTCCGCGCCGCCGAGGTCGTCACCCGGCTCGCCGCCATGGACCTCGACCCCGTCGAGGCCGTCGCCGTGCACGTCGGACGCGAGGGCGGCCCCGAGGCCGCCGCCCGCGACGCCCGCTACGCCGCGCTGGACGCCGCCGCCGAACGCCACGGCGCCGCCGCCGTCCTGCTCGGCCACACCCGCGACGACCAGGCCGAGACGGTCCTCCTCGGCCTCGCCCGCGGCTCCGGCATCCGCTCGCTCTCCGGCATGGCAGCCGCCTCCGGGCCGGCCGGCCGCTACCGCCGCCCCTTCCTCCAGCTCGACCGGCAGACCGTCCGCAAGGCCTGCCTGGTCCAGTCGATCCCCGTCTGGGACGACCCGCACAACATCGACCCCGCCTACACCCGCTCCCGGCTCCGCCACGAAGGGCTGCCCGCCCTGGAGAAGGCGCTCGGCAAAGGCGTCGTCGAAGCTCTCGCCCGCACCGCCCAGCTCTCCCGCGACGACGCCGACGCGCTGGACACCTGGGCCGCCGAGGCCGAGCTGTCCGTACGCGACGAGGCCGGCCGTCTGGAGTGCGCCGCGCTGTACGCCCTGCCCCCCGCGGTACGCCGCCGGGTGCTGCGCCGCGCCCTGATCGAGGCCGGCGCGCCCGCCGGCTCCCTCTTCGCCCGGCACCTCGAAGAAGTCGACCGGCTGATCACCGGCTGGCGCGGCCAGCGGGCCATCAACCTGCCCGGCCGCGTCGAGGCGCTGCGGCAGGGTGGCAGACTGGTCATTCGGCAGAGCTGA
- a CDS encoding threonine/serine exporter family protein gives MAESGGPEDQKPQSDEARSAFAPPAGTMYPVSPPEEDHPTSEFAIPTGVQPEPHVPAGSGGGSGGGPNSDTLSSAFTPPSTYRAQQSPPAFTPAQGIPMVKLTKEAPWQDRMRTMLRMPVTERPAAESSQRTDDDTGPAVPRVLDLTLRIGELLLAGGEGAEDVEAAMFAVTRSYGLDRSEPTVTFTLLSISHQPSLVDDPVTASRTVRRRGTDYTRLAAVFRLVDDITSTDTEVSLEEAYRRLAEIRRNRHPYPGWVLTAAAGLLAGSASVLVGGGLLVFAVAAAGAMLGDRLAWLCAGRGLPEFYQFTVAAMPPAAMGVALTLTHSTDIRPSAVITGGLFALLPGRALVAGVQDGLTGYYITASARLLEVMYFFIGIVVGVLIVLYLGLQLGAQLNPDARFTPYNEPVVQILASMALSLAFAVLLQQERSTVLAVTLNGGVAWIIFGAMARTGDISPVAATAVAAGLVGLFGQLFSRYQFHSSLPYITAAIGPLLPGSATYFGLLGVAQNELDTGLTSLSTAVATALAIAIGVNLGSEISRLFMGMPGAIGGASRRAAKRTRGF, from the coding sequence GTGGCGGAATCGGGCGGTCCTGAGGACCAGAAGCCCCAGTCCGACGAGGCGCGGAGCGCTTTCGCTCCGCCTGCCGGGACGATGTATCCGGTGTCACCGCCCGAGGAGGACCATCCGACGTCGGAGTTCGCGATCCCGACCGGGGTGCAGCCGGAGCCGCACGTTCCGGCCGGGTCGGGCGGCGGCTCCGGGGGCGGGCCGAACTCCGACACGCTGAGTTCCGCTTTCACCCCGCCCAGCACGTACCGGGCCCAGCAGTCGCCGCCCGCCTTCACTCCGGCGCAGGGCATTCCGATGGTCAAGCTGACCAAGGAGGCGCCCTGGCAGGACCGGATGCGCACGATGCTGCGGATGCCGGTGACGGAGCGTCCGGCGGCGGAGTCGAGCCAGCGCACCGACGACGACACCGGTCCGGCCGTGCCGCGTGTGCTCGACCTGACCCTGCGTATCGGGGAGCTGCTGCTGGCGGGCGGCGAGGGCGCCGAGGACGTCGAGGCGGCGATGTTCGCGGTGACCCGGTCCTACGGCCTGGACCGCAGCGAGCCGACGGTCACGTTCACCCTGCTGTCGATCTCGCACCAGCCGTCGCTGGTCGACGACCCGGTGACGGCGAGCCGTACCGTACGCCGCCGGGGCACCGACTACACGCGTCTGGCGGCGGTGTTCCGGCTGGTCGACGACATCACCAGCACGGACACCGAGGTGTCGCTGGAGGAGGCCTACCGGCGGCTCGCGGAGATCCGCCGTAACCGCCACCCCTACCCGGGCTGGGTGTTGACGGCGGCCGCCGGGCTGCTGGCCGGTTCGGCCTCCGTGCTGGTCGGCGGTGGGCTGCTGGTGTTCGCCGTGGCGGCGGCGGGCGCGATGCTCGGCGACCGGCTGGCGTGGCTGTGCGCCGGGCGCGGGCTGCCGGAGTTCTACCAGTTCACCGTGGCCGCGATGCCGCCGGCCGCGATGGGGGTGGCGCTGACGCTGACCCACTCGACGGACATCCGTCCCTCCGCGGTGATCACCGGTGGGCTGTTCGCGCTGCTGCCGGGGCGGGCGCTGGTGGCAGGGGTGCAGGACGGGCTGACCGGTTACTACATCACCGCCTCGGCCCGGCTGCTCGAAGTCATGTACTTCTTCATCGGGATCGTCGTGGGCGTGCTGATCGTGCTGTACCTGGGGCTGCAGCTGGGGGCGCAGCTCAATCCCGATGCCCGGTTCACGCCGTACAACGAGCCGGTGGTCCAGATCCTGGCGTCGATGGCGCTGAGCCTGGCCTTCGCCGTACTGCTCCAGCAGGAGCGGTCGACGGTGCTGGCGGTCACCCTGAACGGCGGCGTCGCCTGGATCATCTTCGGGGCGATGGCCCGGACCGGGGACATCTCGCCGGTCGCGGCGACGGCGGTGGCGGCCGGGCTGGTCGGCCTGTTCGGCCAGCTGTTCTCGCGCTACCAGTTCCACTCCTCGCTGCCGTACATCACGGCGGCGATCGGGCCGCTGCTGCCCGGTTCGGCGACGTACTTCGGTCTGCTGGGCGTGGCGCAGAACGAGCTGGACACCGGGCTCACCTCGCTGTCGACGGCGGTCGCGACGGCGCTGGCCATCGCGATCGGGGTGAACCTGGGGAGCGAGATCTCCCGGCTGTTCATGGGGATGCCGGGCGCGATCGGCGGGGCGAGCCGCCGGGCGGCGAAGCGGACCAGGGGGTTCTGA
- a CDS encoding zinc-dependent metalloprotease, with amino-acid sequence MTSIGGAQMVDWNLAVATATRLVRPGPDISREEARAVVAELRRHAKASEEHVRLFTRMIPEGAEPEDTPVLVVDRPGWIRANVAGFRELLHPLLAKMESRRSGGPGGAVLGAVGGKVTGVELGMLLSFLASRVLGQYETFAPATRELPASANGGGRLLLVAPNIVHVERELDVDPHDFRLWVALHEETHRTQFTGVPWLRDHLRGEIQTFLDETDVDPATFLERLREAAQSLSGGRPEGERGESDGRSLVDIVQTPAQREVLGRLTAVMSLLEGHADYVMDGVGPDVVGSVSEIREKFQRRRAQGAGRLDQALRKLLGLDAKLRQYKDGEKFVTSVVDEVGMDGFNRVWTSPNTLPTKAEIARPADWVARVHRKAES; translated from the coding sequence ATGACGAGCATCGGTGGTGCCCAGATGGTCGACTGGAATCTCGCGGTGGCGACCGCGACCCGGCTCGTGCGGCCCGGACCCGACATCAGCCGCGAGGAGGCCCGCGCCGTCGTCGCGGAGCTCCGGCGGCACGCCAAGGCCTCCGAGGAGCACGTACGCCTCTTCACCCGGATGATCCCCGAGGGCGCCGAACCCGAGGACACCCCCGTCCTCGTCGTCGACCGCCCCGGCTGGATCAGGGCCAACGTCGCCGGCTTCCGCGAACTCCTCCATCCCCTGCTCGCCAAGATGGAGAGCCGCCGCTCCGGCGGGCCCGGCGGCGCCGTCCTCGGCGCGGTCGGCGGCAAGGTCACCGGCGTCGAGCTGGGCATGCTGCTGTCGTTCCTCGCCTCCCGGGTGCTCGGCCAGTACGAGACGTTCGCCCCCGCCACCAGGGAACTGCCCGCCTCCGCGAACGGCGGCGGCCGGCTCCTCCTCGTCGCTCCCAACATCGTCCACGTCGAACGCGAGCTGGACGTCGACCCCCACGACTTCCGGCTCTGGGTCGCCCTCCACGAGGAGACCCACCGGACCCAGTTCACCGGCGTGCCCTGGCTCCGCGACCACCTCCGGGGCGAGATCCAGACGTTCCTCGACGAGACCGACGTCGACCCGGCGACCTTCCTGGAACGCCTCCGCGAGGCCGCCCAGTCCCTCTCCGGCGGCCGCCCCGAGGGCGAACGGGGCGAGAGCGACGGCCGCAGCCTTGTCGACATCGTCCAGACCCCCGCCCAGCGCGAGGTCCTCGGCCGCCTCACGGCCGTCATGTCCCTCCTCGAAGGACACGCCGACTACGTCATGGACGGCGTCGGCCCCGACGTCGTGGGCTCCGTCTCCGAGATCCGCGAGAAGTTCCAGCGCCGCCGCGCCCAGGGCGCCGGCCGCCTCGACCAGGCCCTGCGCAAGCTCCTCGGCCTCGACGCCAAGCTCCGCCAGTACAAGGACGGCGAGAAGTTCGTGACGTCGGTCGTCGACGAGGTCGGCATGGACGGCTTCAACCGCGTGTGGACCTCGCCCAACACCCTCCCCACCAAGGCCGAGATCGCCCGGCCCGCCGACTGGGTCGCCCGCGTGCACCGCAAGGCCGAATCCTGA